GGCGTGGTCGCTGTTTTTTATTGCCCTGCTGTACCTGGCCGCGCCCGCACTGGCGGTGTTGGTCAAGTTCGAGGTGATGAGCCAACTGGTGGGCCAAAGCTTCGACAAACTGCCCACCTGGATCGCGCAATGGGCGCAGGTGGATCCGTCGCTGCTGCAGGTGACAGATGTGAATGGCGACCACATTTTGCAGTTTGCCGAGTTGCGTCTGGGGGCCGATCTGGTGATGCTGGCCACGCCAGAGTTGGGCGGCTTGCCCTATGTGGTGTCGGGGCTGGTGGCGGCGGGGGGCTTGGCGGCGGCCTTGTCCACGGCCGATGGGCTGCTGCTGACCATGGGCAACGCGCTGGCCCACGACCTGTACTTTCGCGGTGCGCGGGACAAAGCCGACCCGATGGTGCGGGTGCTGCTGTCCAAATTCGCGTTGCTGCTGCTGGCCCTGGCGGCGGCCTATGTGGCGGCGCAAAAGCCGGCCGACATTCTGGCACTGGTGTCGGCCTCGTTCTCGCTGGCGGCGGCGGCCTTTTTCCCGGCCATGGTGGCGGGCCTGTTCTGGCAGCGCACCACGCGCCGGGCCGCCGTGGCGGGCATGCTCACCGGGCTGGGCGTGACGCTGTGGTACATGCTGGTCAACGTGCCCTTGGTGCGGGGCTGGCTGGGCTGGGGCGGGTCGGGCCTGTGGTGGGGCATCCAGCCGATTTCTGCCGGGGTGTTTGGCCTGCCTGCAGGCGCGCTGGTGGTGTGGCTGGTGAGTCTTTTGCAGCCCGAGCCTGTACTGGTGCCAGAACGCGGGCTATAATCATTGGCTTTGCCCTTGCTACACCACTACAGACGCAGTGGGTGGCTTCACATCCCTAAGGAGAAATATGCGTCATTACGAAATCATTTTGATGATCCACCCGGATCAGAGCGAACAGGTTCCAGCCATGCTGGAGCGCTACAAAGGCATGATCGTTGCCGGCGGCGGCAAGATCCACCGCGTGGAAGACTGGGGCCGCCGTCAACTGGTGTACCTGATCAACAAGCTGGCCAAGGCCCACTACCTGTGCGTCAACATCGAAGCCGACCAAGCCATCATGGCTGAACTGGAACACGCGTTCAAGTTCAACGATGCCGTGCTGCGCCACCTGACCGTGGTGATGAAGAAGGCTGAAACCGGCCCTTCGTCGATGATGAAGACTGTCGAGCGCGAAGAAGCGCGCAAGACCCAGCAAGCCGAGTACGCAGCCCACTAAGGTGGCTTGCTGAACGGAGTTCCCACACGGAGTGAACCACGTTGTTTTGACGGCCTGTCTTGCAGAAGTTAAAAACCTGCGCTACACGCCCGCCGGACTGCCCGCCCTGGATATGGTGCTCGAACACGAGTCCAGTCTGGAACAAGCAGGCCACATCAGGCAAATCAAAGCAGCCGTTAAGGCTATCGCCTTTGGCGCAATCGCCGAGCGAATCCAGCAGCAGCCCTTGGGCAGCGTCTGGCAATTCACCGGTTTTTTGGCCTCCCCCCGACTGGGCAAGAACCCCGTACTTCATATTCAAGATTTTCAAACAGATTAAATCAGGAGTCCATCATGGCCGGACCAAAACGTTTCAATAACAAAGACAAGCGCCCCAAGCGCAATACCCAGTCCCTGCTGTTCAAGCGCAAGCGCTTTTGCCGCTTCACCGTGACCGGTGTGGAACAGATCGACTACAAAGACATCGACACGCTGCGCGATTTCATCGCTGAAAACGGCAAGATCATCCCCGCACGCCTGACCGGCACGCGCGCCATTTTCCAGCGCCAGCTCAACACCGCTATCAAGCGTGCGCGTTTCCTCGCCATGCTGCCGTACAGCGACCAGCACCGCATCTAAGGAAGTACGAACATGCAAATCATCCTGCTCGACAAGGTTTTGAACCTTGGCAACCTCGGCGACATCGTCAAGGTCAAAGACGGCTACGCCCGTAACTTCTTGATCCCCACCGGTCGTGCCCGCCGCGCTACCGAAAAGGCCAAGCAAGAATTCGAAGCCAAGCGCGTCGAACTCGAAAAAGCCGCTGCTGCCAAGCTGGGCGCGTCGCAAGTCATGGGCGAAAAGCTCGCTGGCTCGACCATCAAGCTGACGCAAAAAGCCGGTGTGGACGGCCGCCTGTTTGGCTCCGTGACCAATGCCG
This sequence is a window from Rhodoferax sp. WC2427. Protein-coding genes within it:
- the rpsF gene encoding 30S ribosomal protein S6, with translation MRHYEIILMIHPDQSEQVPAMLERYKGMIVAGGGKIHRVEDWGRRQLVYLINKLAKAHYLCVNIEADQAIMAELEHAFKFNDAVLRHLTVVMKKAETGPSSMMKTVEREEARKTQQAEYAAH
- the priB gene encoding primosomal replication protein N: MNHVVLTACLAEVKNLRYTPAGLPALDMVLEHESSLEQAGHIRQIKAAVKAIAFGAIAERIQQQPLGSVWQFTGFLASPRLGKNPVLHIQDFQTD
- the rpsR gene encoding 30S ribosomal protein S18 translates to MAGPKRFNNKDKRPKRNTQSLLFKRKRFCRFTVTGVEQIDYKDIDTLRDFIAENGKIIPARLTGTRAIFQRQLNTAIKRARFLAMLPYSDQHRI
- the rplI gene encoding 50S ribosomal protein L9; the protein is MQIILLDKVLNLGNLGDIVKVKDGYARNFLIPTGRARRATEKAKQEFEAKRVELEKAAAAKLGASQVMGEKLAGSTIKLTQKAGVDGRLFGSVTNADIAEELSKQGYKVSKAQIRLPNGMIKTTGDNTVAVALHTDVVVEITVAVYGETA